Proteins co-encoded in one Dasypus novemcinctus isolate mDasNov1 chromosome 18, mDasNov1.1.hap2, whole genome shotgun sequence genomic window:
- the COX7A1 gene encoding cytochrome c oxidase subunit 7A1, mitochondrial, translating to MRALRVSRALARSFSSTARNRFENRVAENQKLFQADNDLPVHLKGGAGDNILYRLTMALCLGGTTYSLYCLGWASFPHSK from the exons ATGAGGGCCCTGCGG GTCTCCCGGGCGCTGGCTCGCTCCTTCAGCTCCACCGCCCGGAACCGCTTTGAGAACCGCGTGGCCGAGAACCAGAAACTCTTCCAg GCGGACAATGACCTCCCGGTGCATTTGAAGGGCGGGGCAGGCGACAACATCCTGTACCGACTGACTATGGCGCTGTGCCTGGGGG GCACCACCTACAGCCTCTACTGCCTTGGCTGGGCCTCCTTCCCCCACAGCAAGTGA